TCTTCCGGGGTGAAACGCCGTCTCTTACTCTTGGTCATGTGATCCTCCTATAAATATCTCGGAGGATTTACTAGCTTATTTTTACCCTATTTTTTTCCCGTTTTCAATGAAGCGCGACAAGCGCTCTTTCTGAAGATTCCGGCGTATTGGCTTGCAAGTCCGGTCGATATCTTCGTCCTATACATATAAAATTTCAGTTAAATTCAGAAACTGAGGTTTTTATATGCGCCTTAAAAGAATTATAAATTTTATACTGCTATTCTCTATAACATCCATATCTGCCAGTTCTGACACGCCTGAAAAAATGGACACTGATTTAAATTTTATTATTGGTGCGGGCGCAGTTTATAGGCCTGTTTTTACCGGATCAAGGTATTATGAGTTGATGTTAATACCAAATATATCAATAGATTATAAAAACAGACTGTTTTTATCGGTTGAGGGTTTAAGATTTCATTTAATCAAAGGTTACGGATTAAGCATAGGGCCTGTTGCAAAATACGATTTTGGCCGTGAGGAGAGCGGCGATGATCTATTAAGCATCTTTCGAATTGCAGGGGAAAAACAACCTGATCTTAAAGGGCTGGGTAGTGTAAATGGCACAATCGAATTGGGTGTATTTTCTGAATATAGATACAAACTATTCACATGGAAAATCAACCTGTATCAGGGTGTAAACGGGCATAAAAGCTCTAATGGAGACACTGGGCTGAATTATCGTGGAATCATCAAGCTCTGGGCTCCGATCATCTACGCCATGGGTCCCCATGCAGTCTTCGCGGGATCTAAATATAACAACACCTATTATGGCATCGATGAAACACAGTCAGCACGATCGGGGCTTAATCCTTATCATGCAGAGAGCGGATTTATTTCCTTTGGTTTCAATTGTTTAGTAATGTATCCGGCTATAGATTCAACTTCATTCTTGTTTTTCGGGGATTATGGTCGTTTATCCAGAGAGATCGGCAATTCACCAGTCATAAAAAAGTATGGCAGTAAAAATCAGTTCACCAGCGGCATTATGATCAATTACCGGTTCAGGTACTGACCCGGTTTACTCAGATAATATGTTATAACTCATTTTTGATGCAAAATAAATTGTGGAAAAGATTTAAAAAATGAACATCGCAAAACTTGCAATCAGGAAACCTGTATTCATTTCTTGTATCGTCATTATTATTCTAATAATGGGATTTATTTCATATAAAAACATTGGTGTTGAAATGCTGCCGGATATCTCATTCCCGACACTTAGCATAACAACCGTTTACCCCGGCTCTTCCCCGAAGGAGATTGAACAGCTGATAACAAAGCCGCTTGAGGATGAGCTCGGTTCTGTCTCGGGAATCAAGCACCTTAGTTCGGAGAGTAAGGAGGGGTTGTCTTTAATAACAGTAGAATTCAGCATGGGAGTAAATCTTGACCGGGCTGCCCAGGATTTGCGCGATAAGATCAGCGTGGCAAAGAATAATCTCCCCGATGATATTACGGATGATCCTGTCGTCTCGAAAATCGATTATGATGCTCAGCCTGTAATACGAATGGCGCTGATATCAGATCTTCCAGCCGGGGATATGTATGACCTTGCCAGAGAGACCATAAAACCGAAACTGGAGAAGATAAATGATGTAGGGAATGTGCAAATAATAGGCGGAAGCCGCAGGGAGATACAGATTGAAATAGATCAGAACAAAATCAATGAGTATGTTGTCCCCATGACCAGGATTGTAAGCCAGATAAAAAGTTCCGGATCAAATGTTCCCATAGGGAAGCAGGAAGAAGGGGTTAAGGAGACTGTGTTCAGGGCGATGGGAGAGTATACTACTCTTGATCAGGTACGCAACACAATGATTTCGTTCTCCGGAGATATAGGGAGCTCCATTAGTGTTAACACGTTAGGCCGGGTTAGTGATGGTACCAAAGATATCGAAAGTATCGGATATATTTATAATTCTCAGAAAAAGAATAATACGCCCGTCCAGTCATGTATATACCTCGATGTAGTTAAGCAGTCCGGTAAGAATAGTGTCACCGTAGCAGATGCCGTTAAGTCAAAAATAGATGAGATAAATACAGATTTAAAGCAGGCTAAAGGGAATTCATATGTAAGAATAACATCGGATCAGTCAAGGTGGATAAAGACCAATGTTGAAGAGACAGTAAGTACCATTATAATGGGAGTAATCCTTGCTGTACTTGTAGTATATCTTTTTCTTGGCAATATCAGATCCACGATTATTACCGGTATAGCCATCCCCAACAGTCTTCTGGGTGCAGTTGTACTGATGGATGTAATGGGATACACCTTCAATATGATGACACTCATGGCGCTTTCATTGGTAGTAGGACTACTTGTTGATGACGCAATTGTTGTCAGGGAGAATATATTCCGGAAAATTGAAGAGGGGCATAACTCGTTTAAAGCTGCTGAACTCGGAACTACAGAGGTTACGCTTGCGGTAATAGCGACGACGCTGGCAATACTCTCCGTATTTTTTCCAATAGGAATGCTCACCGGTGTAATAGGGAGACTGTTCAAGCAATTCGGGTTTACGGTGGTTTTTGCCATGATTGTCAGTCTCTTCGATGCTCTAACTGTCGCGCCCTTCCTGAGTGCATACTTTGCCGGGGATGGTAAAAAGTCACAGAATAAAGTCGTGGTCCTTTTTGAAAAGTTCCAGGTTAAAATGGAGGAGTATTATGTCTCGATTATGGGATACTGTCTTAAACATCCGCTGATTGTTATTATCGCAGCCATTATTATATTTATAAGCAGCATCGGATTTCTCTCCTTCGTTAAACAGACATTTATATCTGAAACTGACAACGGGGAGTTCGCAATAAATATTGAAATGCCTGCAGGTACCAGCCTCAAGGGTACTGGTAAGACAATTTCAAAAATAGAAGAAAATCTCAGAGAGTTCGGGGATATTGATTATTACGGAGTAACGATAGGGAACTCCAATGGTGAAGTAAGAAAAGGGCAGATCAGCTGTTTCCTTCATAAAGACCGAAAGATCAGTACAGTTGAGGTTAAGGAAAAAGTAAGATCTTTCCTCGCAAAATTTGAATTTGCCCATCCTACTGTTAATAACCGGGGCGGGGGAGGCACACCCTATTCACTTATTATATCAGGAAAAGACTTGGTGACAGTGGAGAAATCAGCATCTCTGATTATGGAGCAGGTTCGTGCAATATCTGATCTTACGGACATAGACTCAACGGTGAAAAAGGGGACCGAGGAATTCAGGGTAATTTTCGACCAGATTAAAATGCGTTCTCTCGGTGTATCCAACAGCGTTGTGGGGACGGAACTGAGATGTAATGTGGCGGGAGCCGTAGTGGGAAAATTCCGGGAAAACGGTATTGAATATGACATACGGGCCCGTTTGAATCCGGAGCAGAGGGATATTCGTAAAACATTCTATGACATTAGGGTTCCGAACACGCACAACAGGATGATACCTCTCAGTTCTATATCAAGAGGGGAATTCGCAACCGGATCTGCCCAGATCAGTAGAAGGGATAAAGCTTATGTTGTAAGGATAACAGCCAATCTAACAAAGGACGGAGCCGTTGGCAGTGCCATGGCAAAGACCAGGGAAATTATAAAGAATAAAATACAGCTTCCTTCTGATGTTGCATATTCATTCAGCGGCGATTCTGAAAATTTCGCTGAAACAGGGGCGAGCGTAGTTTTTGCCCTGATTCTGGCGATTGTTTTCATATACCTGGTTCTATCCAGCCTGTATGAATCTTATGTTACGCCGTTTACGATATTACTTGCAATACCATTTGCTCTGACCGGTGCGCTATTGGCGCTCTTTGTGACAGGGGTAATGATCGATCTGTTCAGTATGATCGGAATGGTTATACTCATAGGTATCGTCACGAAGAACTCGATCCTGTTGGTTGACCATGCCGTGCATGGAGTTAACGCGGGGCTTGACCGGAAAGAGGCAATACTGCAGGCCGGGCAGAGAAGGCTCCGGCCGATTTTGATGACAACCTTTGCCATGGTTGCTGGAACAATTCCTCTCGCGCTGGGTATTGGTGAGTCGGCCAAGTTGAGGCAGTCTATGGGAGTATCAATAATCGGGGGGCTTCTGGTATCGACAATGATAACACTAATTGTAGTTCCAGCCGTGTTTGAATACATCGACAGATTCAGGGAGGCAACTGAAAGTAAAATCCTGGTAAGACAGAAAGGGGAATATCTGTAAACAGGAATTAGACAGTTTTATGCTGCATCTTCCGGTGAGGCTGGAATTGCTGCCGGCGAGGAGACGGCAACTTTGCGGAACCTGCGAAGATCATTGAAAAACTCATTTTCTTCCTTAGCAAAGGCAATCGGAAAGAGATCAGCCATTGGGTACGGCGCACAATATAATGCTGGACAGTTCATGCGTGGTGGGTCCTCTATGACCTAATCCTGTCAACCAAGGAATCCTTCATGACCGCGCCCAAACCCTATGCCGATTACAAGTTTCTGGGCGTGAAGCCTTTCACGAAATCGCTCGACGAGGCGGGAATCACCTACACGCTGTTCGCCGACCCGGCCATAGATTTCCTGTTCACCGCGCGGGCCGGGCTTTTCAATCGCGATACTGACGTGATCGAGGTGGGCAAATGCACCAACAGCGACCTCAACGTGTACTTCGCCCAGTTCGGGATCAGGATTACCCCGTCTTACAACTCGTTCATCGTGTTCATCTTCGACCATCACCCCACCCTGGACGAGATGGTCGAAACCGCGACCGGGATCGAGGAGCTCATCATGCGCCACCTGGACGGGGTGGACGTGAACGATATCGTCTCGAAAAAAGACGCTCAATCCTGACGCCGGCGCCGCGGTGACGCCCCCGTTTTCGAAACCCGTATGCTGAACGGTCATCCAGTCCCTCCGGTTGACGAAGCTCCCTCGAATTAGTATCTTTTCCCCAGTCACCTTTCAAAGGAAATCAACAGATGAACTTTCTTCACCTTCGCGCCGCCGGCGGGGACGTGTATCGGAACCTCGCCATCGAGGAATTTCTCCTGGAGCGCGCGCGCGGTTTTGATGTGACGCTATTCACCTGGCACAGCGACGGCGCGGTGGTGATCGGACGCCACCAGAACCCGTGGAACGAGGCGGACCCGCGCTTCCTCGCGCGTCACGGCATCGCGCTCGCCCGGCGCGTGAGCGGGGGCGGGGCGGTCTACCAGGACCGCGGGAACCTCAACTTCTCGTTTATCGCCGGCCGGGGGATTTTCGACATCGACCGGCAGGCGGGCATCGTGCGGGAGGGACTCGCGCGGCTGGGGATATCCGCCGATATCGGACCCCGGAAGGCGATGCTCGTCTCCGGAAAAAAATTTTCGGGAAGCGCCTTTGCGCTCCGTAAGGGAGGCGCGCTCCACCACGGGACGGTGCTCGTGGATACGGATCTCCGCATGATGAGGGCGCTCAGGGGACGGATGCACATCACGAGCCTCCGCGGAACGCTGTCGGAGGCGGCCGACGTCGTAAACCTGTCGTCGATCGTTCCGGGAATAACGGCCGGGGCGGTCGCCGATGCGCTCCTTGCCGCGTGTGAAGCGCATTTCGCACAACGGTTCTCCCGCGCCGGCGAAGCGGAAATCCTCGACGAGGATGCGCTCGCGGGGCTCGTCGCGCGGCAGCGCTCCTGGGGGTGGCGCTACGGCAGCACGCCCGCCTTCGAGACGGAGATCGGGCGTGGGGACAGGCGCTATGCGCTTACCGTCGACCGCGGGCTCGTGGGGCGGATACGCACCCTGCCGGAGGGGAAGATACTCCTGGACGCAGGGGGCGCGCTGCACTTCCGGCGCGACGCGGTGCGGATGGCGATCGAGGGCGCCGAGCGGCGCAGGGTTCCGCGTGTGATGGAAGATTTCGCATAAGCGCGGGCCGCGCAATTTCAGGGCTCGCAATAATTATTTGTTTGTTTCGAGGGGGAGGGTGTGTAAAATGCGGGGCGTTCGCGATTCCGGCGAGGGCCGGGGCGCGGTTTTCGCGGTGCGCATCGTTCGTGGAAATCGTTCCGATTTTATACAAGGGGATACCGCAATGACCGGGAAGTTTCGCAGGGAAAAGGACGTGCTGGGAGAGGTCGAGGTGCCGGAGGACGCCTACTGGGGCGTGAACACCCTGCGCGCCGTCAATAATTTTAAAATCAGCGCCAGGCGGTTTCCCGCGGTCTTTATCGCATCGCTTGCCGAGGTCAAGAAGGCCTGTCTGCTGGCGAACATGGAACAGGGCTCCATAGACGCGGAGAAGGGCGGGGCGCTCCTCACGGCGATGAAGGAGCTTCTGGAAGAAGGAAAATTCCAGGACCAGTTTCCCATCGACATCTTCCAGACCGGTTCGGGGACGCAGACCAACATGAACATGAACGAGGTCCTCGCCAATCGCGCGAACGAGATCCTTGGGCACCCCATGGGACGCAAGAGCCCCGTGCACCCGAACGATCACGTGAACGCCGCGCAGTCCTCCAACGACGCGATTCCCGCGGCCATGAACCTGTCGGCCCTGCACGCGGTGAACGAGACGCTGCTCCCCGCGATGGGGAGGCTGACCGACGCCCTGAAACAGAAGATCGAGGAATTCGAGGGCATCGTGAAGGTGGGCAGAACCCACCTGCAAGACGCCGTTCCCATCCCGCTCTCGATGGAATTCCGGGTGTATAAAAGGCAGGCGGAGGCGGGCGCATCGCGCATAACGGCGGCGTGCGAGGAGCTCATGTTCCTTCCGCTCGGGGGGACCGCCGTGGGAACGGGCATCAACGCGCCCGCGGGCTTCGACCGGATCGCGGTCAAAAAGCTCGCGGAGATCACCGGCTTCCCGCTGAAACCCAACCCCGTCAAGGCGGAGGGGATCGCGTCGCACAACCCGATCGCGGCGCTCTCCGGGGCGCTGCGCCAGCTCGCGCTCGCGCTCATGAAGATGGCGAACGACGTGCGCTGGATGGGAAGCGGCCCACGGGCCGGGCTCTTCGAGCTCGCCCTGCCGGCCAACGAACCGGGCTCGTCCATCATGCCGGGAAAGATCAATCCCACGCAGTCCGAGGCGCTCATCCAGGTGTGCGTGCAGGTGATGGGCAACGACGCCGCGATCGCGATGGCCGAGGGCTTCGGGAGCATCCTGGACCTGAACGTATGCAAGCCGGTCATGATCTGCAACCTGCTCGATTCGGCGGAGATACTGGCAAATGGCGCCGATTCGTTCACGGAGCATTGCCTTAAGGGGCTCAGGGCGAACAGGGAGCATATCGAATCCCAGCTCGCGAGGTCGCTCATGACCGTCACGAACCTGAGCCCGTATATCGGCTACGACCGGTGCGCACAGGTCGCGCAGCAGGCGTTCAGGGAGAACAAGACCATTAAGGAAGTTATCGCGGAGCTCGGCATCGTCATCGAAGGCGATATCGACGCCCTGCTGGATCCGGGGAAGATGGTGTAATCCTCCGGGGGCATGGCTGAACCGCGAATGAACGCTAATGAACGCGAATTTTCGTAAGGCGATGGATCGCCCTGGAGTGGATCGCTAAGTTTTATTAACCCCACTCCTTCAAGAAGAGGGTGAGTCATGAAGAATCCACATTCGCGTTAATTCGCGTATATTCGCGGTTGCTCTATTACGTTGAATTTTAAAAAAAGGTGTCCCCCATAGAGCTCCCTTTCAATATAGGGGGAAGCCCGGAGGGCGGGGGATTGGAGGTTCCCATGAAAGGCACGCTGTCCGAAAAAATACTGAAGGCCCATCTCGTGGAGGGGGATCTCACCCCCGGGAAGGAGATAGGGATCCGCATCGACCAGTCGCTCACGCAGGACGCGACGGGCACTATGGTCTACCTCGAGTTCGAATCGCTCGACCTGAAGCGCGTCAACATCGAGCTCGCGGTGAGCTATATCGACCACAACATAATCCAGACCGACTTCCGCAACGCCGACGATCACCGGTTTTTACAGGGGGCGGCCTCGAAGTACGGGGTCATCCTTTCGCCCGCGGGCAACGGCGTCTCGCACCACGTGCACCGGCAGCGCTTTGGCGTTCCCGGGAAGACGCTCATAGGCTCCGACAGCCACACGACGACCGGGGGGTGCCTGGGGATGCTCGCCATGGGCTCCGGCGGCCTGGAGGTCGCGATGGCGATGGCCGGCAAGCCCTACTACATCAACACGCCCAGAATCTGGGGAATGCGCGTAACGGGCGCCTTTTCGCCGTTCGTCTCGGGCAAGGACCTCATCCTGAAATTGCTGGGCGAGTACACGGCGAAGTCCGGCATCGGCAAGATCATGGAGTTCTTCGGGCCGGGGCTCGCGCACATGGACATTGCCGCGCGCGCGACGGTCGCGAACATGGCGGTGGACATGGGCTTCACTGCCTGCGTGTTCCCCACGGACGCGATCACCAGGGACTACCTTGAGCGCTGCGGGCGCGCAGGAGATTTCAGGGAACTTGCCGCGGACGCGAACGCCGAATACGACGAGGTGACCGATATCGCGTTAGGCGATATAGAGCCGATGGTCGCCCGCCCGGGGAACCCCGACGACGTGACGACCGCCGCCTCGCTCTCCGGCGTGGAGGTGCACCAGGTGATCATGGGCTCCTCCTGCAACGGGGACTTCCGCGATTTCATGATCGCGGCGAAGATGGTCGAGGGAAAGATGCGCCACCCGCAGGTGAGCTTCGAGATCAACCCGGGCAGCCGCGAGACCCTTGACAACGTGATCGCCGCCGGGGGGCTCAAGCTCCTGCTGGAGGCCGGGGCGCGCGTGCACGAACCGGGCTGCCTGGGATGCATCGGGATAGGACAGGCGCCGGCGACGGGGACCAATTCCCTGCGCACCTTCCCGCGTAATTTCAAGGGACGCAGCGGCACGAAGGACGACGCGGTGTACCTGTGCTCGCCCGAGACCGCGGCCGCGTCGGCGCTCACGGGCAGGATCACGGACCCGCGCACCACAAAAACCTACCCGTCGATATCGTACCCCAAAAACTATCTGCACAACATGGCGTGGTTCCTCCAGCCGTCCCCCGATCCCGATTCTGTCACAATCGTGAAGGGCCCCAACATCCAGCCCATGCCGCGCTTCGGCGCGCTCGAGGACGACCTGGAGGGGGAGGTGCTTCTCAAGCTGGGGGACAATATCAGCACCGACATTATAATGCCGGCGGGCAACCGCGTGCTCCCCTACAGGAGCAATATCCCCGCGATCGCGGAGTTCGTCTTCGACGTCGCGGACGAGGGCTTCGCGAAGCGCGCGAAGGAGAAGGGCGGTGGCTTCATCGTGGGGGGCGACAATTACGGGCAGGGCTCCAGCCGTGAGCACGCGGCCCTCGCGCCGCGCTACCTTGGGGTGCGCGCGAAGATCGTGAAGAGCCTCGCGCGGATTCACAAGTCCAACCTGATCAATTTCGGGATCATCCCGCTCGTCTTCAGGGACAAGGGCGATTACGACGCGATCGCGCAGGGGGAGCGGATCCGGATCCCCGGCATACGCGCGCTCATCGCCTCCGGCGCGACCGAGATTCCCGTCGAGGTGGGCGGGAGAAAGATCGTCGCGCTGCTGGAAGTATCGGACCGCCACAGGAAGATACTCCTGGCGGGGGGCATGCTGAACCTCGCGAGGCAGGGATGACCATGGAGAAGGTGAGCATCATAGGCAGCGGCAACGTGGGCGCCAACACCGCGTTCTTCATCGCCGAGAAGGGCATCACGAACGTATTCCTCTACGACGTCGTGGACGGCCTCTCGACCGGAAAGGCGCTGGACATGATGGAAGCCGCTCCCATGCGCGGGTACCGCAACAGGATCAGCGGCATAGGCGATATCGCCGATATCGCCGGTTCGGAGACGGTGATCATTGCCGTGGGGGCCGGGTGCTCCCTGGGGACGAAGCGCGAGGACCTTCTCACGCTGAACTGGCCGGTCGTGAGCGATGTCATGGAGCAGATACGGAAATCGTCCCCCAATTCGATCGTCGTCGTCGCGACCGAGCCGGTGGACCTGCTCGTGACCATGATCGCCCGGAACTTTCCCATACCGCGCGAGAGGCTTATCGGCCTGGGCGGGATCCTCGACGCGACGCGCCTGAAATCTGCCGTTGCGCGCGAGCTCTCCGTCTCGCCCGACGACGTTGCCGCGATGGTGATCGGGCGTCACTCGTCCGACATGGTCGTGCTTCCCGAGTACACGCGCGTATCGGGCATCCCGGTGGACAGGCTCCTGTCCGCGGAAAAGATCGACGCCCTCAAGGCGGAGATCGCCGGCGCCGGCGCCCTCATGGCCGAGCTCGCCGAGTGCCCGGGCACCTATTACACGCCCTCGGCCGCGGCGGCGGAGGTCGTGGATGCGATCCACATGGACCTGAAAAGGATACTGTCGATCTCGACAGTGCTGAACGGCGAGTACGGAATCTGCGGCGCGGCGCTGTCGCTTCCGTGCGTCATCGGAAAGAACGGCGTCGAGAA
Above is a window of Spirochaetota bacterium DNA encoding:
- a CDS encoding MipA/OmpV family protein; the encoded protein is MRLKRIINFILLFSITSISASSDTPEKMDTDLNFIIGAGAVYRPVFTGSRYYELMLIPNISIDYKNRLFLSVEGLRFHLIKGYGLSIGPVAKYDFGREESGDDLLSIFRIAGEKQPDLKGLGSVNGTIELGVFSEYRYKLFTWKINLYQGVNGHKSSNGDTGLNYRGIIKLWAPIIYAMGPHAVFAGSKYNNTYYGIDETQSARSGLNPYHAESGFISFGFNCLVMYPAIDSTSFLFFGDYGRLSREIGNSPVIKKYGSKNQFTSGIMINYRFRY
- a CDS encoding efflux RND transporter permease subunit, which codes for MNIAKLAIRKPVFISCIVIIILIMGFISYKNIGVEMLPDISFPTLSITTVYPGSSPKEIEQLITKPLEDELGSVSGIKHLSSESKEGLSLITVEFSMGVNLDRAAQDLRDKISVAKNNLPDDITDDPVVSKIDYDAQPVIRMALISDLPAGDMYDLARETIKPKLEKINDVGNVQIIGGSRREIQIEIDQNKINEYVVPMTRIVSQIKSSGSNVPIGKQEEGVKETVFRAMGEYTTLDQVRNTMISFSGDIGSSISVNTLGRVSDGTKDIESIGYIYNSQKKNNTPVQSCIYLDVVKQSGKNSVTVADAVKSKIDEINTDLKQAKGNSYVRITSDQSRWIKTNVEETVSTIIMGVILAVLVVYLFLGNIRSTIITGIAIPNSLLGAVVLMDVMGYTFNMMTLMALSLVVGLLVDDAIVVRENIFRKIEEGHNSFKAAELGTTEVTLAVIATTLAILSVFFPIGMLTGVIGRLFKQFGFTVVFAMIVSLFDALTVAPFLSAYFAGDGKKSQNKVVVLFEKFQVKMEEYYVSIMGYCLKHPLIVIIAAIIIFISSIGFLSFVKQTFISETDNGEFAINIEMPAGTSLKGTGKTISKIEENLREFGDIDYYGVTIGNSNGEVRKGQISCFLHKDRKISTVEVKEKVRSFLAKFEFAHPTVNNRGGGGTPYSLIISGKDLVTVEKSASLIMEQVRAISDLTDIDSTVKKGTEEFRVIFDQIKMRSLGVSNSVVGTELRCNVAGAVVGKFRENGIEYDIRARLNPEQRDIRKTFYDIRVPNTHNRMIPLSSISRGEFATGSAQISRRDKAYVVRITANLTKDGAVGSAMAKTREIIKNKIQLPSDVAYSFSGDSENFAETGASVVFALILAIVFIYLVLSSLYESYVTPFTILLAIPFALTGALLALFVTGVMIDLFSMIGMVILIGIVTKNSILLVDHAVHGVNAGLDRKEAILQAGQRRLRPILMTTFAMVAGTIPLALGIGESAKLRQSMGVSIIGGLLVSTMITLIVVPAVFEYIDRFREATESKILVRQKGEYL
- a CDS encoding class II fumarate hydratase, which translates into the protein MTGKFRREKDVLGEVEVPEDAYWGVNTLRAVNNFKISARRFPAVFIASLAEVKKACLLANMEQGSIDAEKGGALLTAMKELLEEGKFQDQFPIDIFQTGSGTQTNMNMNEVLANRANEILGHPMGRKSPVHPNDHVNAAQSSNDAIPAAMNLSALHAVNETLLPAMGRLTDALKQKIEEFEGIVKVGRTHLQDAVPIPLSMEFRVYKRQAEAGASRITAACEELMFLPLGGTAVGTGINAPAGFDRIAVKKLAEITGFPLKPNPVKAEGIASHNPIAALSGALRQLALALMKMANDVRWMGSGPRAGLFELALPANEPGSSIMPGKINPTQSEALIQVCVQVMGNDAAIAMAEGFGSILDLNVCKPVMICNLLDSAEILANGADSFTEHCLKGLRANREHIESQLARSLMTVTNLSPYIGYDRCAQVAQQAFRENKTIKEVIAELGIVIEGDIDALLDPGKMV
- a CDS encoding aconitate hydratase — encoded protein: MKGTLSEKILKAHLVEGDLTPGKEIGIRIDQSLTQDATGTMVYLEFESLDLKRVNIELAVSYIDHNIIQTDFRNADDHRFLQGAASKYGVILSPAGNGVSHHVHRQRFGVPGKTLIGSDSHTTTGGCLGMLAMGSGGLEVAMAMAGKPYYINTPRIWGMRVTGAFSPFVSGKDLILKLLGEYTAKSGIGKIMEFFGPGLAHMDIAARATVANMAVDMGFTACVFPTDAITRDYLERCGRAGDFRELAADANAEYDEVTDIALGDIEPMVARPGNPDDVTTAASLSGVEVHQVIMGSSCNGDFRDFMIAAKMVEGKMRHPQVSFEINPGSRETLDNVIAAGGLKLLLEAGARVHEPGCLGCIGIGQAPATGTNSLRTFPRNFKGRSGTKDDAVYLCSPETAAASALTGRITDPRTTKTYPSISYPKNYLHNMAWFLQPSPDPDSVTIVKGPNIQPMPRFGALEDDLEGEVLLKLGDNISTDIIMPAGNRVLPYRSNIPAIAEFVFDVADEGFAKRAKEKGGGFIVGGDNYGQGSSREHAALAPRYLGVRAKIVKSLARIHKSNLINFGIIPLVFRDKGDYDAIAQGERIRIPGIRALIASGATEIPVEVGGRKIVALLEVSDRHRKILLAGGMLNLARQG
- a CDS encoding malate dehydrogenase, translated to MTMEKVSIIGSGNVGANTAFFIAEKGITNVFLYDVVDGLSTGKALDMMEAAPMRGYRNRISGIGDIADIAGSETVIIAVGAGCSLGTKREDLLTLNWPVVSDVMEQIRKSSPNSIVVVATEPVDLLVTMIARNFPIPRERLIGLGGILDATRLKSAVARELSVSPDDVAAMVIGRHSSDMVVLPEYTRVSGIPVDRLLSAEKIDALKAEIAGAGALMAELAECPGTYYTPSAAAAEVVDAIHMDLKRILSISTVLNGEYGICGAALSLPCVIGKNGVEKVLEPVLNGAERDALDRSVAAIKEIVSTCTE